One segment of Opitutus sp. ER46 DNA contains the following:
- a CDS encoding glycosyltransferase produces MTPSPTHLLLLPSYNTGPRLTAVVREALGCWQPVLVVIDGSTDGGGEAMRRLAAELPGLHVLERPRNEGKGAAVLAGAAWARARGFTHALVMDADGQHPAASIGEFMARSAAAPAALVLGQPVFPANIPAERLHGRKLSVGLVHLETRGPAIADPLFGFRVYPLAPLLAVLGPRRTGRRYDFDTEAAVRLVWAGTPTLNIPAPVRYFSTREGGVSHFHYLRDNVCLVWLHTRLIAALVFRRRRRRVEGDKV; encoded by the coding sequence ATGACGCCTTCGCCCACCCACCTCCTGCTTCTTCCCAGCTACAACACCGGCCCGCGGCTGACCGCGGTGGTGCGGGAGGCGCTGGGCTGCTGGCAACCGGTCCTCGTCGTGATCGACGGGAGCACCGACGGTGGCGGCGAGGCGATGCGGCGGCTCGCCGCGGAGTTGCCGGGCCTGCACGTGCTCGAGCGCCCGCGCAACGAGGGCAAGGGCGCCGCGGTGCTCGCCGGCGCCGCCTGGGCCCGCGCGCGCGGGTTCACCCACGCGCTGGTCATGGACGCCGACGGCCAGCACCCGGCGGCGAGCATCGGCGAATTCATGGCGCGGTCCGCGGCCGCGCCCGCCGCCCTCGTCCTCGGTCAGCCGGTCTTCCCGGCCAACATCCCCGCCGAACGGCTGCACGGACGAAAACTGAGCGTGGGGCTCGTCCACCTCGAGACGCGCGGCCCGGCGATCGCCGACCCGCTCTTCGGCTTCCGCGTGTATCCGCTCGCGCCGCTGCTGGCGGTGCTCGGTCCGCGCCGCACGGGTCGGCGCTACGATTTCGACACCGAGGCGGCAGTGCGGCTCGTCTGGGCCGGCACGCCCACGCTGAACATTCCCGCACCGGTGCGGTACTTTTCCACCCGCGAAGGCGGCGTCTCGCACTTTCATTACCTGCGCGACAACGTCTGCCTCGTCTGGCTCCACACGCGGCTGATCGCGGCGTTGGTCTTTCGGCGCCGTAGGCGCCGAGTTGAAGGTGATAAGGTTTAA
- a CDS encoding lysophospholipid acyltransferase family protein — protein sequence MTLLKAYWIVVYYLTLVLFALVGAGLNAVCLAGLLLPRSAAITGRFQGLVHRACRLFIRWMRLTTVCRVQYDPGFDHLPPGLVVVGNHPGLMDITYLLARIPRAICLFKPSIRRNPVFGCCALRAGYVPSQAGVDTIRAASAAVAAGSTLVLFPEGTRTPPGQVLGPLRPGFAAIAQRAGTAIQLVRIRCNSNVLAKGWSCWEIPILPIRVQLELGPRLVADRDGVFWAVPAAAAVEADRTGAPLPMADRAFVGAHAAAVTHYLEAWLREDGVAAEGAGVPAVWGEPVSSWAGS from the coding sequence ATGACCCTCCTCAAGGCCTATTGGATCGTCGTCTACTACCTCACCCTGGTGCTGTTCGCGCTGGTGGGGGCGGGGCTGAATGCCGTTTGCCTGGCCGGGCTGCTCCTGCCGCGGTCGGCGGCGATCACGGGCCGGTTCCAGGGCCTCGTGCATCGGGCGTGCCGGCTCTTCATCCGCTGGATGAGGCTTACGACGGTGTGCCGCGTGCAGTACGATCCGGGCTTCGACCACCTGCCGCCGGGGCTCGTCGTCGTGGGCAATCATCCGGGGCTGATGGACATCACCTATCTGCTGGCGCGGATCCCGCGGGCGATCTGCCTCTTCAAGCCCAGCATCCGCCGCAACCCGGTCTTCGGCTGCTGCGCCCTGCGCGCCGGCTACGTGCCGAGCCAGGCCGGGGTCGATACGATCCGCGCCGCGAGCGCGGCGGTCGCGGCGGGCAGCACGCTCGTGCTGTTTCCCGAGGGCACGCGGACCCCGCCGGGCCAGGTGCTGGGGCCGCTGCGGCCGGGTTTCGCGGCCATCGCGCAGCGGGCGGGCACCGCCATTCAGCTCGTGCGAATCCGCTGCAACTCCAACGTGCTCGCGAAAGGCTGGTCGTGCTGGGAGATCCCGATCCTGCCGATCCGCGTGCAGCTTGAGCTCGGGCCGCGGCTCGTGGCCGATCGCGACGGCGTTTTCTGGGCGGTGCCGGCGGCTGCCGCCGTCGAGGCGGATCGCACCGGCGCGCCCCTGCCCATGGCGGACCGCGCGTTCGTCGGCGCCCATGCCGCCGCCGTGACCCACTATCTTGAAGCCTGGCTGCGCGAGGACGGCGTCGCCGCCGAAGGCGCCGGGGTGCCGGCGGTATGGGGCGAACCGGTCAGCTCGTGGGCCGGCTCATGA